A stretch of Paenibacillus sp. URB8-2 DNA encodes these proteins:
- the yaaA gene encoding S4 domain-containing protein YaaA, with product MKKIVIHSGYIKLDQFLKLSDCVSTGGMAKALLQEGHVLVNGEKEDRRGRKLYPGDKVEVKDEGIFEVTGGEV from the coding sequence ATGAAAAAAATAGTTATCCACAGTGGATATATTAAGCTGGATCAATTTTTAAAGCTCTCGGACTGCGTATCCACAGGCGGGATGGCGAAGGCTCTTTTGCAGGAGGGCCATGTGCTCGTGAACGGAGAAAAAGAGGATCGCCGGGGAAGAAAATTGTATCCGGGTGACAAAGTCGAAGTGAAGGACGAAGGCATCTTCGAGGTAACCGGCGGAGAAGTATAA
- the gyrA gene encoding DNA gyrase subunit A, whose amino-acid sequence MAEQNNPQIRDRDIGVEMRDSFMDYAMSIIVSRALPDVRDGLKPVHRRILFAMSELGMSPDKPYKKSARIVGEVIGKYHPHGDSAVYETMVRMAQDFSMRYMLVDGHGNFGSIDGDMAAAMRYTEARLSKIAMEMLRDLNKETVDFIPNYDGEEHEPAVLPSRFPNLLVNGVSGIAVGMATNIPPHNLGEVIDGVQAMIRNPEITPMELMEYITGPDFPTAGYILGREGIRQAYRTGRGSVTMRAKALIEEESNGKARIVVNELPYQVNKARLVEKIAELVREKRIEGITDLRDESDRNGMRVVIEVRRDVNANVVLNNLYKHTSMQSTFGINMLAIVGNEPKVLNLRDVLYHYLQHQIEVIRRRTEFELKKAEARAHILEGLRIALDNLDEVIALIRASRTVDIAREGLIETFSLSIEQAQAILDMRMQRLTGLERDKIENEYNELLAKIAEYKAILADESLVLEIISNELQELRDRYADERRTEITIGEESILDEDLIPREEVVITVSHTGYIKRLPVTTYRSQKRGGRGVVGMDTKDEDFVEHLFVSNSHNYLMFFTDKGKVYRIKAYEIPELGRTARGTPIINLLQIEQGEKISAVIQIEETDSDKYLFFATREGIVKKTPLEDYNNIRKGGLIAINLREEDELIDVKLTDGKQKLILGTADGMSITFSEEDVRSMGRSATGVKGITLDEEDHVIGMDCIDQSLDVLIVTTKGYGKRTPAGDYRLQTRGGKGIKTINLTEKNGPVVSLKVVKQEEDLMIITTGGTLIRMSMDGISTMGRYAQGVKLINIREEDAVSTVCRTDKSEEEEDETAQSDETAGGNLELNEAPEVNGSDAADSDPEDSGETLE is encoded by the coding sequence ATGGCTGAACAAAATAACCCGCAAATCAGGGATCGGGACATCGGTGTGGAAATGCGCGATTCCTTTATGGATTACGCAATGAGCATCATTGTGAGCCGGGCTTTGCCGGACGTACGGGATGGACTCAAGCCGGTGCACCGGCGCATTTTGTTTGCGATGTCGGAGCTTGGAATGTCACCGGATAAGCCTTACAAGAAATCGGCGAGAATCGTCGGTGAGGTGATCGGTAAGTACCATCCTCACGGCGACTCTGCCGTTTATGAGACGATGGTCCGGATGGCCCAAGATTTCTCCATGCGCTATATGCTAGTCGACGGGCATGGCAATTTCGGCTCGATTGACGGCGATATGGCTGCGGCAATGCGGTATACCGAAGCCAGACTTTCCAAGATCGCTATGGAAATGCTGCGCGATTTGAACAAAGAGACGGTTGATTTTATACCTAACTATGACGGCGAGGAACATGAACCGGCTGTTCTTCCTTCCCGTTTTCCCAACCTGTTGGTTAACGGGGTATCCGGTATCGCCGTAGGGATGGCTACCAATATTCCGCCGCATAATTTGGGTGAGGTCATTGACGGCGTACAGGCCATGATCCGTAATCCCGAAATTACGCCGATGGAACTTATGGAATATATCACAGGGCCGGATTTTCCTACGGCCGGCTATATTTTGGGCCGCGAAGGCATACGCCAGGCGTATCGTACGGGCCGCGGCTCGGTCACGATGCGCGCGAAGGCATTGATTGAAGAGGAGAGTAACGGCAAGGCACGGATCGTTGTTAACGAGCTGCCTTACCAGGTTAACAAAGCCCGGTTGGTGGAGAAAATTGCCGAGTTGGTTCGTGAGAAACGGATTGAAGGCATCACCGATCTGCGGGATGAGTCGGACCGCAACGGAATGCGCGTCGTTATCGAAGTCAGACGGGATGTTAACGCGAATGTTGTGCTCAATAACTTGTATAAGCACACTTCAATGCAGTCTACCTTTGGCATTAACATGCTGGCCATTGTCGGCAATGAGCCGAAGGTGCTGAATCTGCGCGACGTGCTGTACCATTATTTGCAGCATCAGATCGAGGTTATTCGCCGCCGGACGGAATTTGAACTGAAGAAGGCGGAAGCCCGGGCGCATATTCTGGAAGGATTGCGCATCGCGCTGGACAACCTGGATGAAGTCATCGCTCTGATCCGCGCTTCGCGCACGGTTGATATTGCGCGTGAAGGCTTGATTGAGACCTTTAGTCTCAGTATCGAGCAGGCACAGGCGATTCTAGACATGCGGATGCAGCGTCTGACCGGTCTGGAACGCGATAAGATCGAGAACGAGTATAATGAGCTGCTGGCCAAAATAGCCGAGTACAAGGCCATTCTGGCTGATGAATCGCTGGTGCTTGAAATTATCAGCAATGAGCTGCAGGAACTGCGCGACCGGTATGCCGACGAGCGTCGGACGGAGATCACCATCGGAGAAGAGAGTATTCTCGATGAAGATCTTATCCCGCGCGAAGAGGTCGTCATAACGGTTTCGCATACCGGTTACATTAAGCGGCTTCCGGTAACCACTTACCGCAGTCAAAAACGCGGCGGTCGCGGCGTTGTGGGCATGGACACGAAGGATGAGGATTTTGTGGAGCATCTTTTCGTCAGCAATTCCCATAACTACCTGATGTTCTTTACCGATAAAGGAAAAGTATACCGGATCAAGGCCTACGAAATTCCGGAGCTTGGACGGACGGCGCGCGGGACACCGATTATTAATCTGCTCCAGATCGAGCAGGGAGAAAAGATCAGCGCAGTCATCCAGATTGAGGAAACTGATAGCGATAAATACCTGTTCTTTGCTACCCGCGAAGGAATTGTGAAAAAGACGCCGCTCGAGGATTACAACAATATCCGTAAGGGCGGACTCATCGCAATCAATCTGCGTGAAGAAGATGAGCTGATCGATGTGAAGCTTACCGATGGCAAGCAGAAGCTTATTTTGGGCACGGCGGACGGAATGTCCATTACCTTCTCCGAGGAGGATGTCCGTTCAATGGGCCGGAGCGCTACAGGAGTCAAAGGCATCACCCTGGACGAAGAGGATCATGTTATCGGAATGGATTGCATCGACCAGAGCTTGGATGTGCTCATCGTTACTACCAAGGGCTACGGCAAACGTACGCCTGCCGGGGATTATCGTCTGCAGACACGCGGAGGCAAGGGGATCAAGACCATCAATCTTACGGAAAAGAACGGTCCTGTCGTCAGCCTCAAGGTTGTTAAGCAGGAGGAGGATCTGATGATCATCACGACGGGCGGAACCTTGATCCGCATGAGTATGGACGGAATTTCGACCATGGGACGTTATGCTCAGGGCGTGAAACTGATCAATATCCGCGAAGAGGATGCCGTATCGACCGTCTGCCGCACTGATAAGAGTGAGGAAGAGGAAGATGAGACCGCGCAGTCCGATGAGACAGCGGGCGGCAATCTGGAGCTGAACGAAGCTCCGGAAGTCAATGGATCTGATGCTGCCGATTCCGATCCGGAAGATAGCGGAGAAACTCTGGAATAG
- a CDS encoding HD-GYP domain-containing protein, which produces MPSISVAEVKAGSKVSKDVITPLGGTLFTKGKILLPRDMEILEAFLIRQVDIEGAEEDAQALEASVTPSKGDAKTGTASAVSSLNRSNSNLHEEYDKMLTLIRNCYNSASAAILPIYDLRSALEGLIAHIKDYHVLNFAPRVLNEQDYIYHNAVLSALTSYKIAQWCGYPQKEWLQVAFAGLLHDIGNAKIDFSILQKPEPLTITERNEVRRHTTYGYQILRNVTAINEGVRLAALQHHEKIDGSGYPLRLQGSQIHLYAKIVAVADIFHAMTLERIYKKAQSPYLVLEEIQKEGFGKLDPSIVQTFVYKTTELHNGTKIRLIDGRQGEIIFSDRSNPTRPLVSVEGRIINLAHSRNLYIKEIIS; this is translated from the coding sequence ATGCCGAGCATATCGGTGGCGGAAGTAAAAGCGGGTTCAAAAGTGAGTAAAGACGTCATTACACCATTGGGGGGAACTCTGTTTACCAAGGGGAAAATACTGCTGCCGCGCGATATGGAGATATTGGAAGCATTCTTGATTCGGCAGGTGGATATTGAAGGCGCAGAGGAGGACGCCCAAGCTTTGGAAGCGTCCGTAACTCCTTCGAAGGGGGATGCTAAAACGGGAACGGCCAGTGCAGTCTCTTCGCTGAACCGGAGCAATTCAAATCTGCACGAAGAATACGATAAAATGCTGACGCTGATCAGGAACTGTTATAACTCCGCCAGCGCTGCGATTCTGCCTATTTATGATCTGCGTAGCGCGCTGGAAGGGTTGATTGCGCATATCAAGGACTACCATGTTCTGAATTTTGCTCCACGGGTGCTTAATGAACAGGACTATATTTATCATAACGCTGTGCTCTCCGCGCTGACCTCCTATAAGATTGCCCAATGGTGCGGGTATCCGCAAAAAGAGTGGCTTCAGGTGGCCTTTGCCGGTTTGCTGCATGATATAGGAAATGCCAAAATCGATTTTTCCATTCTTCAGAAGCCTGAACCGCTTACGATTACCGAAAGAAATGAAGTGCGCAGACATACGACTTATGGATATCAGATATTGCGAAATGTAACGGCCATTAACGAAGGAGTTCGGCTTGCGGCTTTGCAGCATCATGAGAAAATTGATGGATCCGGTTATCCGCTTCGGCTCCAAGGCAGCCAAATTCATCTATACGCGAAAATTGTCGCCGTGGCGGATATTTTTCATGCGATGACACTGGAGCGGATATACAAGAAGGCGCAATCTCCTTATCTGGTTCTGGAAGAAATTCAGAAAGAGGGCTTTGGCAAGCTGGACCCTTCTATTGTACAAACCTTTGTTTATAAGACGACAGAATTGCATAACGGAACCAAGATACGCCTAATCGACGGCCGGCAGGGGGAAATCATCTTCTCGGATCGGAGCAATCCTACACGTCCTTTGGTAAGCGTAGAAGGTAGGATCATTAATCTGGCACATTCGCGCAACCTGTATATTAAGGAGATTATATCTTAA
- the remB gene encoding extracellular matrix regulator RemB has protein sequence MYIHLGGEKIIRSSELIAIFDISIEKSSKLSKQFVTAALNDKKLERIGEEEAKSIVVTQNIVYYSPISSSTLKKRSRMLLDS, from the coding sequence ATGTATATTCATTTGGGCGGGGAAAAGATTATCCGGTCTTCGGAACTGATTGCCATATTCGATATTTCCATCGAGAAATCCTCCAAATTGTCCAAACAGTTCGTTACCGCGGCTTTGAATGACAAGAAATTGGAGCGAATCGGCGAAGAAGAAGCCAAATCCATAGTCGTTACGCAGAACATTGTGTATTATTCCCCCATTTCTTCTTCCACACTCAAAAAAAGATCCAGAATGCTGCTTGACAGTTGA
- a CDS encoding YheC/YheD family protein, whose translation MRIQRVSSKWAKTEVILQNRSLAPYIPDTRKYDYSMLNEMLVLYETVYIKPDRGTYGCGVMRAERRNLILTPSGAKNPEAHEVENAEPSVMYILRYGTKANAFQSMEELHQAITGRIKERPYLIQKGINLLRYKNLSFDLRVLVQKNLEGRWETTGLLGRVAAPQKIVTNYHNGGRIQSVEALLAEHMVPADRTSMILRLKHLGVRIGRQLEKAFPDMKEIGLDVAMDDHHDLWILEVNTLPSLVAFKLFDDKSIYRKIHRYAAAYGRAGFGNASLSSRRKQLTRGR comes from the coding sequence ATGAGAATTCAACGGGTTTCCAGCAAATGGGCCAAGACCGAAGTCATCCTGCAGAACCGCTCCTTGGCGCCTTATATTCCCGATACCCGTAAATATGATTATTCGATGCTTAATGAGATGCTCGTCCTGTATGAAACCGTCTATATCAAGCCGGATCGCGGAACCTACGGATGCGGGGTCATGCGAGCGGAGCGGCGGAATCTGATCCTGACACCCAGCGGCGCGAAAAATCCGGAAGCACACGAAGTGGAAAACGCCGAGCCAAGTGTAATGTATATCCTCCGTTACGGTACCAAAGCGAATGCCTTTCAATCGATGGAAGAGCTGCATCAGGCCATCACCGGAAGAATAAAGGAGCGTCCCTATTTGATTCAAAAAGGAATCAACCTTCTGCGTTATAAGAATCTGTCATTCGATTTGCGTGTGCTTGTCCAAAAAAACCTGGAGGGCCGATGGGAAACAACGGGACTTTTGGGCAGAGTGGCGGCGCCGCAAAAAATTGTGACCAATTATCATAACGGAGGACGCATTCAATCGGTTGAGGCGCTGCTTGCCGAGCATATGGTTCCTGCCGATCGCACATCCATGATACTTCGTCTGAAACATCTTGGTGTCCGAATCGGGCGCCAACTGGAGAAGGCTTTCCCGGATATGAAGGAAATCGGCCTGGATGTCGCCATGGACGATCATCATGATTTATGGATTCTTGAAGTCAATACATTGCCTTCGCTCGTAGCATTCAAGCTGTTTGACGACAAATCCATTTACCGTAAAATCCATCGGTATGCAGCCGCCTACGGACGTGCCGGCTTCGGCAACGCGAGTTTATCCTCGCGCCGCAAGCAGCTTACGCGCGGCCGTTAG
- the gyrB gene encoding DNA topoisomerase (ATP-hydrolyzing) subunit B: MSMNQPTYDESQIQVLEGLEAVRKRPGMYIGSTSVKGLHHLVWEVVDNSIDEALAGYCDKIQVIVHEDNSITVIDNGRGIPVGENTKLKKSTLEVVMTVLHAGGKFGGGGYKVSGGLHGVGISVVNALSEKVVVTVKREGHVYQQEYRRGAPQYDIRMIGDTEETGTKTTFHPDPEIFTETTVYEYNTLLTRIRELAFLNKGIEISLTDERTGTVNTFKYDGGIIEYVKFLNEKKEVLHEEPIYVGGSRDMIQVEVALQYNDSYTENIYSFANNIHTHEGGTHESGFKSALTRIINDYARKSGIIKDNSSNLTGDDVREGLTAIISVKIPEPQFEGQTKTKLGNSEVRGIVESLFGEKLQEFLEENPAISRRVLDKSLQASRAREAARKARELTRRKSALEVSALPGKLADCSSKDASISELFIVEGDSAGGSAKQGRDRHFQAILPLRGKILNVEKARLDRILSNAEIRAIITALGTGIGDDFDLSKARYHKVVIMTDADVDGAHIRTLLLTFFYRYMRKIVDAGFIYIAQPPLFKVERNKVVRYAGSEKERDEIIATFGDNAKFNVQRYKGLGEMNATQLWETTMDPESRSMLQVTIEDAILADSIFDTLMGDNVEPRRDFIQEHAKTVKNLDV; encoded by the coding sequence ATGTCAATGAATCAACCGACATATGATGAGAGCCAGATTCAGGTGCTTGAAGGGCTGGAAGCGGTCCGCAAGCGTCCGGGCATGTACATCGGTTCGACCAGCGTAAAGGGCTTGCACCATCTCGTATGGGAAGTTGTCGATAACAGTATTGACGAAGCGTTGGCCGGTTATTGCGACAAAATCCAAGTTATTGTGCATGAGGACAACAGTATAACCGTAATCGACAACGGACGGGGAATTCCTGTCGGAGAGAACACGAAGCTGAAGAAATCGACGCTTGAAGTCGTCATGACCGTCCTGCATGCAGGGGGCAAATTCGGCGGCGGCGGATATAAAGTATCGGGCGGCCTGCATGGGGTGGGTATTTCGGTAGTGAATGCCCTCTCGGAAAAAGTGGTTGTCACGGTTAAGCGTGAGGGACATGTGTACCAGCAGGAATATCGCCGGGGGGCCCCTCAGTACGACATTCGGATGATTGGCGATACCGAAGAGACGGGGACTAAGACGACTTTCCACCCGGACCCGGAGATTTTTACCGAAACGACCGTGTATGAATATAATACTCTCCTTACCCGGATTCGCGAGCTGGCATTCTTGAATAAGGGAATTGAAATCTCTCTCACGGATGAGCGAACCGGTACGGTGAACACGTTCAAGTACGATGGCGGCATAATCGAATACGTGAAGTTCCTCAACGAGAAAAAAGAAGTGCTGCATGAGGAACCCATCTATGTGGGCGGTTCGCGTGATATGATTCAAGTCGAAGTGGCGCTTCAATACAACGATTCGTACACCGAAAATATTTACTCTTTCGCCAATAACATTCATACCCATGAGGGCGGAACGCATGAATCCGGATTCAAGAGTGCCTTGACGCGGATTATCAACGATTATGCCCGGAAAAGCGGGATCATCAAGGATAACAGCTCCAATCTGACCGGAGACGATGTCCGTGAAGGACTGACGGCGATCATTTCCGTGAAGATTCCCGAGCCGCAGTTTGAGGGTCAAACGAAGACAAAGCTCGGCAACAGCGAGGTTCGCGGGATTGTGGAATCGCTGTTTGGCGAGAAGCTGCAGGAGTTCCTTGAGGAGAACCCGGCCATTTCCCGGCGCGTCCTGGATAAATCGCTGCAGGCTTCCCGGGCGCGTGAAGCGGCGCGCAAAGCCCGCGAACTGACGCGGCGCAAGAGCGCTCTTGAAGTCAGTGCGCTGCCGGGCAAGCTGGCCGACTGCTCGTCCAAGGATGCTTCCATCAGCGAGTTGTTCATCGTCGAAGGCGACTCTGCCGGCGGATCGGCTAAGCAGGGACGTGACCGGCATTTTCAGGCGATTTTGCCGCTGCGCGGTAAAATTCTGAACGTGGAGAAGGCGCGTCTGGACCGCATCTTGTCCAATGCAGAGATTCGGGCCATTATTACCGCCTTGGGAACGGGAATCGGCGATGACTTCGACCTGTCGAAGGCGCGTTACCACAAGGTTGTCATCATGACGGATGCGGATGTCGACGGCGCCCATATCCGTACTCTGCTGCTGACCTTCTTTTACCGGTATATGCGCAAAATCGTTGACGCGGGCTTTATCTACATCGCCCAGCCGCCGCTGTTCAAAGTGGAACGCAACAAGGTGGTGCGCTACGCCGGCTCGGAGAAGGAGCGCGACGAGATTATCGCCACCTTCGGAGACAACGCCAAATTTAATGTTCAGCGCTATAAAGGCCTTGGAGAGATGAATGCCACGCAGCTCTGGGAAACGACAATGGATCCCGAAAGCCGCAGTATGCTGCAGGTAACGATCGAAGACGCCATTCTGGCGGATAGCATTTTCGATACGCTGATGGGCGATAATGTGGAGCCACGGCGCGATTTTATCCAGGAGCATGCCAAAACGGTCAAGAATCTCGATGTTTAA
- the recF gene encoding DNA replication/repair protein RecF (All proteins in this family for which functions are known are DNA-binding proteins that assist the filamentation of RecA onto DNA for the initiation of recombination or recombinational repair.) — MFVHNITLRHYRNYGSLQLEGLGDVNLILGQNAQGKTNLVEALYCLAMTKSHRTSKDRELISFDAPDGAAYIEAEVRRRYGNLKLELTLSPQGKKAKINGLEQRRLSEFVGSLNVVMFAPEDLEIVKGTPGVRRRFLDMEIGQVQPSYLFHLQQYQKVLLQRGNLLKQLWGKKEAGGDMLEIWDAQLAEHGVKIVKKRKEFIKKLQVWAEEIHKGITNGGEELKLHYIPSFGEREEEDEAVLLDKFMLKLSQTREQEIRRGMTLTGPHRDDLSFFINGREASVYGSQGQQRTTALSLKLAEIELIHGEIGEYPVLLLDDVLSELDPYRQTQLIETFQSKVQTFITATGIESLNADKLKGAIQYRVHSGIIES; from the coding sequence GTGTTTGTACACAATATCACCCTGCGGCATTACCGAAACTACGGATCGCTGCAGCTTGAAGGCCTGGGAGATGTGAATCTGATCCTTGGACAAAATGCCCAGGGCAAGACGAATCTCGTCGAGGCCCTTTATTGCCTGGCGATGACCAAGAGCCACCGAACGTCAAAGGACCGCGAGCTGATCTCTTTCGACGCTCCGGACGGCGCGGCTTATATCGAGGCGGAGGTACGGCGGAGATACGGGAATTTGAAACTTGAGCTGACGCTGTCCCCGCAGGGGAAGAAAGCGAAAATCAACGGTCTTGAGCAGCGGCGTCTGAGCGAATTTGTCGGTTCGCTGAATGTCGTCATGTTCGCTCCCGAGGATCTGGAGATCGTCAAAGGGACACCGGGAGTTCGGCGCCGTTTTCTGGATATGGAAATCGGCCAGGTTCAGCCAAGCTATCTGTTTCACCTCCAGCAGTACCAGAAGGTGCTCCTCCAGAGAGGCAATCTGTTAAAGCAGCTGTGGGGCAAAAAGGAAGCCGGCGGCGATATGCTGGAAATATGGGATGCACAGCTTGCAGAGCATGGTGTTAAAATCGTCAAAAAAAGGAAAGAATTCATAAAGAAGCTGCAAGTTTGGGCTGAAGAGATTCATAAAGGAATTACAAACGGCGGTGAAGAGCTGAAATTGCACTATATTCCTTCTTTCGGAGAGCGGGAAGAGGAAGATGAAGCTGTCTTATTGGACAAATTTATGTTAAAGTTATCACAAACACGTGAACAGGAAATCCGGCGAGGAATGACGCTGACAGGTCCCCATCGGGACGATCTGTCTTTTTTTATCAATGGCAGAGAGGCTTCCGTTTATGGCTCCCAAGGGCAGCAGCGCACGACCGCTCTATCGCTTAAGCTGGCCGAAATTGAACTTATCCATGGGGAAATCGGGGAATATCCCGTCCTGCTGCTTGACGATGTTCTGTCGGAACTTGATCCATACCGTCAAACGCAGCTGATTGAAACTTTTCAGAGCAAAGTGCAAACATTCATAACGGCTACCGGAATCGAAAGCCTGAACGCCGATAAATTAAAAGGCGCAATCCAGTATCGAGTCCACAGCGGAATCATAGAGTCTTAA
- the dnaN gene encoding DNA polymerase III subunit beta gives MKISILKNELNESIQHVSKAISSRTTIPILTGIKLEVSYQGVTLTASDTDISIQSFIPAENDSEQIVKVEQPGSVVLPAKFFVEIIKKLPSKEIHMEVKDGFQTYISSGATEIQMVGLDPEEFPVLPNIEGNETISLPGDLLKNMIKQTAFSISTQETTPILTGILWNLSDGEFKFTATDRHRLATRAAKLEGTEDVRFANVVIAGKTLNELSKIIPDQNMLVDIVVADNQVLFKLDRVLFYTRILDGVYPDTSRIIPSVYKTELTLETKKLSESIDRAYLLSREEKTNIVRLQTLEQGGIEISSSSSELGKVREELEVIDFKGEPLKISFNSKYMLDVLKIVDSEQLTIAFTGMMSPIILKPLDASKALYVILPYRTTN, from the coding sequence ATGAAAATCAGCATTCTTAAAAATGAACTCAACGAATCCATTCAGCACGTATCCAAGGCGATATCCAGCAGAACAACGATTCCTATTCTTACCGGCATCAAGCTGGAAGTCAGTTATCAGGGCGTTACGCTTACCGCTAGCGATACCGATATTTCCATTCAATCGTTTATCCCTGCGGAAAATGACAGCGAGCAAATTGTGAAGGTGGAGCAGCCGGGAAGCGTAGTGCTGCCGGCAAAATTTTTCGTTGAAATCATCAAGAAGCTGCCATCCAAAGAAATTCATATGGAGGTCAAGGATGGCTTTCAGACTTACATTTCTTCCGGAGCAACGGAAATTCAAATGGTCGGTCTTGATCCGGAGGAATTTCCTGTCCTGCCGAATATTGAAGGCAATGAAACGATTTCTTTACCCGGAGATTTACTGAAAAATATGATCAAACAAACGGCTTTTTCCATCTCCACCCAGGAGACAACGCCGATTTTAACAGGTATACTATGGAATCTGTCCGACGGGGAGTTCAAGTTTACCGCAACCGACCGCCATCGTCTGGCCACAAGAGCAGCCAAGCTGGAAGGAACGGAGGATGTCCGGTTTGCCAATGTCGTTATTGCCGGCAAAACGCTCAATGAGCTGAGCAAAATCATTCCCGACCAGAACATGCTCGTTGATATCGTCGTGGCCGATAATCAGGTGCTTTTCAAATTGGACCGGGTTCTGTTCTACACCCGCATCCTCGACGGCGTATACCCGGATACTTCTAGAATTATTCCGAGTGTTTACAAAACAGAACTAACCTTGGAAACAAAAAAATTAAGCGAATCGATCGACCGGGCTTATTTGCTGTCCCGCGAAGAGAAGACGAACATCGTCCGCCTGCAGACGCTGGAACAGGGGGGGATCGAAATATCCTCCAGTTCTTCGGAGCTTGGCAAAGTACGGGAAGAGCTTGAAGTGATCGATTTTAAAGGCGAACCGCTGAAAATATCGTTTAACTCCAAATATATGCTGGATGTGCTGAAAATAGTCGACAGCGAACAGCTGACGATCGCTTTTACCGGGATGATGAGCCCGATTATTTTAAAGCCGCTGGATGCAAGCAAGGCTCTGTATGTTATTTTGCCTTATCGTACGACCAATTAA